From Carassius auratus strain Wakin chromosome 1, ASM336829v1, whole genome shotgun sequence, the proteins below share one genomic window:
- the LOC113107586 gene encoding dihydropteridine reductase-like — protein sequence MAATEAHRVLVYGGKGALGSACVQYFSAKNWWVASIDLNANEEANANVTVKMTESFTEQANQVTADVGELLGEDKVDAILCVAGGWAGGSAKAKTLCKNADLMWKQSVWTSTICSHLAAKHLREGGLLTLAGAKAALGPTAGCIGYGMAKAAVHQLCQSLSAPNSGLPPGSTAVAILPVTLDTPMNRKSMPDGDVTSWTPLEYISELFYKWTSGENRPPSGTLMELVTADGKTEATPVS from the exons ATGGCAGCTACTGAAGCCCACAGAGTGCTTGTTTACGGAGGAAAGGGGGCTCTAGGATCTGCATGTGTGCAGTACTTCAGTGCTAAAAACTGG TGGGTTGCCTCTATAGATCTCAATGCCAATGAAGAAGCCAATGCCAATGTTACAGTTAAGATGACTGAATCCTTCACTGAGCAAGCCAACCAg gtGACAGCTGATGTGGGTGAGCTGTTGGGTGAAGATAAGGTTGATGCCATCTTGTGTGTGGCAGGAGGTTGGGCAGGAGGCAGTGCCAAGGCCAAAA CTCTGTGTAAGAATGCCGATCTGATGTGGAAGCAGAGTGTGTGGACCTCCACGATTTGCAGTCACCTAGCAGCCAAACACCTGAGAGAGGGGGGGCTGCTCACACTGGCAGGGGCTAAAGCAGCACTGGGTCCAACAGCAG GATGCATTGGTTATGGCATGGCGAAGGCAGCGGTTCATCAGTTGTGTCAGAGCCTGAGCGCGCCAAATAGTGGTCTTCCTCCAGGATCTACTGCAGTTGCAATACTTCC AGTGACTTTGGATACACCCATGAATAGAAAGTCCATGCCGGatggtgatgtcacttcctggacaCCGCTGGAGTACATATCAGA GCTGTTCTATAAGTGGACTTCGGGAGAGAACAGACCTCCTTCAGGTACTCTGATGGAGCTGGTTACTGCAGACGGAAAAACGGAGGCTACACCGGTGTCATGA